The genomic segment ACCTCGATCCCGAAGGCGGCATGATGCTCGAAGGCCTGGCCGGCTATCGCCAGTACTACCGCGAGGCGCTGGCCGACAAGCTCGGCGTCGACGTGCACCTGTTCAAGGTCGGCGAATACAAGTCGGCGGCCGAGCCCTACATCCTCGACGGCGCATCGCCGGAGTCGAAGGAAGCCGACCTGTACTGGATGAACGACATCTGGCAGCGGCACATCGCCGACATCGCCAAGGTGCGCGGCACCACGCCCGAAGCGCTCAATGCCGGCGTCGACACGCTGCCGCAGGGCATCGCCGCGGCGCAGGGCGATCTGGCGCAGTACGCGCTGTCGCAGAAGTTCGTCGACGGCCTGAAGACGCGTGGCGAAGTCGAAGACCTGCTCATCGAGCGCGGCGTCGCCGACGAGGATGCCGAGGGCGGGTTCCGCCAGGTGTCGATGCGCGATTTCCTCGCGCACGTGTCGCCGGCCAGCTCGGCCGCGGACCGTCGCGACCAGGTCGCGGTGGTCGTCGCCGAAGGCGGCATCACCGGTGGCGAGCAGCCCCCGGGCACGATCGGTGGCGAGTCGACCTCGGCCCTGCTGCGCGAGGCGCTCGACGACGAGCACGTGAAGTCGGTCGTGCTGCGCGTGGATTCGGGCGGCGGCGAAGTGTTCGCCTCCGAACAGATCCGTCGCGAGGTCGATGCACTCAAGGCCGCCGGCAAGCCGGTGGTGGTGTCGATGGGCGACGTCGCCGCATCGGGTGGCTACTGGATCAGCATGAACGCCGATCGCATCTACGCCGATGCGTCGACGATCACCGGTTCGATCGGCATCTTCGCGCTGGTGCCGACCTTCCCGCGCACGCTGGAGAAGATCGGCGTGCGCACCGACGGCGTCGGCACGACGCGCTTCGCCGGCGCGTTCGATCTGACCCGCGAGATGCAGCCCGAAGCCGGCCAGGCGATCCAGGCGATCATCGATCGCGGCTACGCCAACTTCATCGGCAAGGTCGGCGAAGCGCGTGGCCGCAGCAGCGAAGAGATCGACACCGTCGCGCGGGGTCGTGTGTGGAGCGGCACCCAGGCACTCGATCGCGGTCTGGTCGACGAACTCGGCGGTCTGCGCACGGCGATTGCCAAGGCGGCCGAACTCGGCGGGCTGGAAGAAGGCAAGTGGCGCACGCGTTACGTCGAGAAGACCGCCACGCCATTCGGTCGCTTCCTGACCGGCTTCGTCAGCGGCCGTCTCGGTGGCGCACTGGTCGGCCACAGCGACATCGCACGTGGCCTGCTGGCCCGCGCGGTGCCGCGTGCCGAACAGGACCTGCAGCTGCTCGAAAGCGTGATCACCCCGCAGCCGGGTCGTCCGGTCAAGGCGGTCGCGTACTGCTTCTGCGAACTCTGAGTCCGCGCGGCTTCTGAAACGCAAACGGCCCGCCATTGGCGGGCCGTTTCTTTTGCGGGATCGCGATTGCGGTCAGCGGCGCACGTCGAGCCGGCCGCTGTCGACGAGCGCGGTCACATCGCTCTCGCTCACCAGATTGAAGTCGCCCGGCACGCTGTGCTTCAGCCGTGCCGCCGCAAGACCGAACGCGAGCGTGCGCGCGTCGTCCAGGCCCGACAGCACGCCGTGCAGCACACCGGCAGCGAACGCGTCACCGCCGCCGATGCGATCGACGATGTCGTCGACGGGCAGGGCGTCGATACGCTGCACGCCCCCATCGCGACGCACCAGCAACGCGCCGAGCGCGTGGCGGTCGACGCTGTGCACCACGCGCTGCGTGCACGCGATGCGCTGCAGATGCGGGAACGCGGAAAACGCGCGTGCGGATGCCTGCAGGGTGCGTTCGGCGCTGGCGTATTCGCCGGTCCCGGACGTCTCCACGCCGAGCACGAGATCGATGTCGCGGTGATCGATGAAGGCGATGTCGGCTTCTGCCAGCAGGCCGCGCAGCAATGGCGCCGGCGTGTCGTTCCAGGTGGCCCACAGCTTCGGACGGAAATTGCCGTCGAACGAGACCGTCGTGCCGCGGGCGCGCGCGGCGCCCACCGCCGCCAGTGCCGCGTCGGCCGCATTCGGCCCGACCGCCGGTGTCACGCCCGAGACGTGCAGGCAGTCGATGCCGTCGAGCAGGGCCGGCCAGTCGTAGGTCTCCGGCGCTGCGCGTGCGAAGACCGAATCGGCGCGGTCGTAGACCACGTCGCTGGGCCGAAGTCCGGCGCCGGCGGCGAAGAAATACAGGCCCATGCGGCCCGGCGTGCGGATGACCCGCGAGACATCCACGCCGTGCCGGCGCAGTTCGCCCAATGCGCCATCGCCCAGCGCATTCGCCGCGACCGTACCGGCCAGCGCGGTGTCGTGGCCGAAGCGTGCGAGCGACACCGCGACATTGGTTTCCGCGCCACCAACATGCACGTCGAGATGTCGCGATTGCAGCAGGAATTCGCGCCCTGGAGCGCCTAGGCGCAGCAACAGCTCGCCAAAACAGAGAATACGTTTGCCCATCGCGGCAGTGCCTTTCGATCGGGCCCGGTGGGGAGCGGGCGTGTGGATGTGGCGGCGCAACATGCTTTGCAGAATCGCGTCTGCTAGCGTTTGGCCCGCGGTGTCATTCCGGCACCGGCGAACACCATAACAAGCGCGTCCATGCAGTCAAGACGCGCCGAGACCGCTTCGCACCCTGGGAGGGGAACGACATGACGCAGTTGTTCGGTACGAAAAAGACACCGGTTACCTTGCTGGCCGCGGGCATTGCATTCGCGCTGCAGGCGGTGGCCATGCCCGCTTTTGCGCAGACTGCTGATACGACCGCCGACGACGGCGTCGAAGAGACCGCCACCGCCGGTGACGCCACCCAGATGGAGGTCGTGCGCGTCACCGGTTACCGCGCCAGCGTCGAGAAGGCGCTCGACATCAAGCGCGGCGAAGCAGGTGTGGTGGATGCGATCGTCGCCGAGGACATCGGCAAGTTCCCGGATCTCAATCTGGCCGAATCGCTGCAGCGCATCCCTGGCGTGGTGATCGCGCGCGACGCCGGCGAGGGCCGCCAGATCACCGTCCGCGGTCTCGGCCCGGACTTCACCCGCGTGCGCATCAACGGCATGGAAGCGCTGACCACCGTCGGCGCGTCCGACCAGAGCGGCGGTTCCAACCGCGGCCGCGGCTTCGACTTCAACGTGTTCGCATCCGACCTGTTTTCGCAGCTGATCGTGCGCAAGACCGCGTCGGCCGATGTCGAAGAAGGTTCGCTCGGTGCGACCGTCGATCTGCGCACCGCGCGCCCGTTCGACTACGACGGTCTGACCATCGTCGGCAGCGGCCAGGCCAGTTTCAACGACATGGCCAACAAGGCCGATCCGCGCGTCGCCGGCCTCATCGCCAACACCTGGGCGGACGGGAAGTTCGGCGCGCTGCTGTCGGTCGCCTACAGCGAGCGCCAGGCGCTCGAGGAAGGCAGTGGCACGGGTCGCTGGGCCAATGGTCCGAGCAATGCAAACTTCAATGCGGCATCGCCGTTCGCAGCCGCACGCGGTGCGAACGTGTTCCATCCGCGCTTTCCGCGTTACACGCTGATGGAGCATGACCAGAAGCGCACCGGCGTCACCGCGTCGCTGCAGTTCAAGCCCACCGACCGCACAGAGTTCTCGCTCGATGGCCTGTACTCGAAGATCGATGCGATCCGCGACGAGAAGTACATCGAAGCGATTTCTTTCAGTCGTGGCAACGCGCCTGCCAGTAACCTGTATCCAGTTCCGGCTCTCAACCCGCTCACCGGCAAGCCGCAGACGATCGTCCGGGACGGCGTGATCGACGGCAACGGTGCGCTGGTCTACGGTCTGTTCGACAACGTGGACATTCGTTCCGAGAACCGTCACGACGAGTGGAACACGGTCTTCAAGCAGCTGACCCTCGACGGCAAGTTCGATGTCACCGACGACTTCACGCTGTCCGGCAAGGTCGGTACCTCGAGCTCCGTGCACGAGAATCCGATCCAGACCACGATCATCATGGACAAGTACAACGTCGACAATTACAGCTACGACTATCGCGGTGATCCCTACAAGCCGGTGCTGAACTACGGCATCGATCCGCTGGATCCGAATGGCTGGACGCTCGCCGAGATCCGTCTGCGTCCGCAGTACGTCGAGAACGAGTTCGACACCGCGCAAGTGGATTTCAACTGGAACATCAGCCCGGGCTTCCGCCTCAAGGGCGGTCTGCAGGCCAAGGACTACTCGTTCTCCACGCGCGAACTGCGCCGCAGCTCGGAAGTCAGCGTGCCGCGCTTCCCCGATGGCAGCTTCATCGTGCCGTCGGATCTGACCAGCCAGGCGTCGTTGAGCGGCATCGATGGGTCGCCGGGTCGTTGGGTCATTCCGAGCTACGAGCGTATCGCCGACTTCTTCGACATCTACAGCAACACCGGCACGTTCGCCGTGCTCGACCGGCCGGTGAACAACCGCAGCGTCGAGGAAGAAGATCGCGGCGCATACCTGCAGGGCGAGTTCTCGAACGATCTCGGTTCGATTCCGTTCTCCGGCAACTTCGGCGTGCGCTACGTGCGCACCAAGCAGAGCTCGACCGGCACGGCTACGGTGACCGGCACGGCGGTCGCATCCACGGTGTCGCGCGAGTACAGCGACACGCTGCCGTCGATGAATCTCGTGGCCGAGATCGCGCCGGACTTCCTGGTCCGCTTCGGCGCGGCGCGGGTCATGTCGCGTCCGACATTGGGTTCGCTGACGCCGGGTGTGACAGTGAGCGTGAGCGGCGGCGCCCGTACCGTCAGTGGCGGCAATCCCGCGCTGGATCCGGTGCGCGCCGACACCGCCGACCTCGGTTTCGAGTGGTATTTCGACGAAGGCGCGATGGTCGGTCTGGGGCTGTTCTACAAGGACCTGAAGACCACGATCCAGAACTCGCGCGAAATCCGCAGCTATGCGTCGAGCGGTCTGCCGGCCAGCCTGCTCGACGGTACCGGCGCAAGCGTCAATGACGATTTCGCGTTCACCGTGCCGCTCAACACGCCTGGTGGTCCGCTGAAGGGCTTCGAAGCGAATTACGTGCAGCCGTTTACGTTCCTGTCCGGCGTCTGGAGTGATTTCGGCGTCCAGCTCAACTACACCTACGTCGATACCGAGATCCAGTATCTGACCTCGACAGGTGCCAACTCGTTGCGCACGTCGCTGCTGGGCTCGTCCAAGACGTCCTGGAACGCGACACTGTTCTACGAAGGCCAGAGCTTCTCGGGCCGTATCTCGGCGACCAACCGCGACGACTATCTGATCGCGGTGCCGGGCGTCGAGCAGGGTTTCACCGAGGATGTGCACGGCCAGAACGGCACGACGGTGCTCGACGCCTCGTTGCGCTACAAGATCAGCGAGCAGATCGAACTGAGTCTGGAAGGCATTAATCTGACCAACAAGCCGTCTGAAACCTGGGTCGGTGCCGGCTCGCGTCTGCCACTGGATTTCAGCGAGACCGGCCGTCAATACCTGCTGGGCCTGCGCTACAAGTTCTGATCGATCCTTGCGACGCACGAAAAGGCCGGAGCGGCGACGCTCCGGCCTTTTGCGTTCTGGAGTGCGCGTCGCAAAACAACCGCGAAATACGGCTGGAAACGCGGCTCTTACATCATGGATTCGCTGCCGTCTTGTTGCGTTGCAAGATGCCGCTCATGCCCCGCGCTGTTAGGTTACGCGCCTCGATGACCATCGGTGTCATTGAAGGCACAGAGAAGGCGCGCAACGCGACCTTCCGCACAAGCAACAGACCACAGGTTTTGGGGAAGGAGCGCATTGATGGATCGAATCCGTAGCAGCCGGAAGACACCGGTTACCTTGCTGGCCGCCGGCATCGCTGTCGTCCTGTCTTCGCCGGCGATGGCGCAGCAGTCCACGGAGCAGGAGCGCGCCGTCGACATGGCCGCCGTAACCGTGACCGGCTATCGCGAAAGCCTGCAGAAGTCGCTCGACGAGAAGCGCTACAGCGTGGAACAGGTCGACGCGATCTTCGCCGAGGACATCGGCAAGTTCCCGGACCAGAACCTCGCCGAATCGATGCAGCGCATTGCCGGCATCTCGATCGATCGCGAAGGCGGCGAAGGCCAGCGCATCTCCGTGCGCGGCCTGGGCTCCGACTTCACCCGCGTGCGCCTCAATGGTCTCGAAGCGCTGGCGACCGCCGGCAGCGGCAGCGCCGGCGTCAACCGTTCGCGCGGTTTCGATTTCAACACCTTCGCCTCCGAGCTCTTCAGCCAGGTCAAGGTCAACAAGACCCAGTCGGCGCAGATGGATGAAGGCTCGCTGGGCTCGACCGTCGATCTGCGTGGCTCGCGCCCGTTCGACTTCAAGGGCTTCCGTGCCTCGGCGAGCGCCCAGGTCGGCTACAACGAGCTGTCGGAAGAGAACGATCCGCGCGTCTCCGGCCTGATCAGCAACACCTGGGCCGACGGCCGCGTCGGCGCGCTGCTGTCTGCGTCCTACAGCCAGCGCACGATCTTCGAGGAAGGCTACAACCCGGTCCGTTGGGAACACGGCAACCACCGCAATTCCAACCAGTCCAACGTGGCCAACAACGGCACCTACGGCTTCTGTTCGCCGGCCGGATACAACCCGCAGACGCCGCGCAATCCGCTGGCGAACGAAACCCCGGCCGGTGTCGGCAGCCAGGCCAACCAGGACCGCAACAACGGCTGGAGCAGCTACGGCATCGACGCCAACAACTGCGGCACCGGCCTGCCGCGTCCTGCCGCGACGCCGGAGAATATCGCCGCCTACGAGACCGCGACCAATGCCTGGCTGCCGCGCTACCCGCGCTACATCCGCACCAAGCACGACATCGAACGTCTCGGTGTCACCGGCGCGTTCCAGTTCCGCATCAGCGACGACACCCTGCTGAGCTTCGACGCGCTGTACTCCAAGCTCGACAAGGACCAGCGCGAGGATTCGCTGGGCGCCAACCTGCACCGCGCGGCCAACCTCGGCGGCAAGACCCAGATCGTCGTGCGCGAAGCGCAGGTCGACGACCGCAATCGGCTGCAGTACGGCGTGTTCGACAACGTCGACTTCCGCACCGAATCCAGCCAGATCGAAGAGTCGACCGAGTTCAAGCAGTTCAGCCTGCAGCTCGAGCACCGCTTCAACGATGCCGTGCGCCTCGACGCGACGATCGGCCATTCGTCGTCGGACTACTCGCGCCCGATCTTTTCGATGGTCAGCTTCGACAACGCGAACCTCGACGGTTTCGTGCTCGACCTGCGCGGCGATCCGGAAATGCCGAGCATGACCTTCCCGTTCGACACCAGCAGCCCGGATGCGTGGCAGTGGCTTGGTTACGGCGCGGTGCCGGTCAACAGCAACGGCACGGCCCGCGGCGCGAACATCAGCGAAGTGCGTCTGAATCCGAACTACGTCAGCAATGCGTTCGATTCGGCCAAGGTCGACCTGTCGTTCGATCTCAATCCCACATTCACCTTCCGCACGGGCCTGGCGTGGAAGGACTACGACATGAGCACCGAGGAATACCGGCACATCAGTTACGGACGCCTGCCGCAGGCGCTGCCGGCCGGGGTGACGATCGGTGACCTGAGCACGACGCTCGACGGCTTCGGCAGGAACCTCTCGGGCAGCATGCCGGCCTCGTGGCTGATTCCGGATTTCGACAAGATCGCCGGCCTGCTGAACATCTACAGCAACGCCGACAACGGCGTGCCGGGCGGTGATTACCGTCTCGCCGGCATTGGCCACTTCGGTTCGTCGAACAACAACTTCTCGGTCAACGAGCGCAGCATGGCGACCTACGCCCAGCTGGACTTCAACACCGACCTGTTCTCGCGTGCACTGCGCGGCAACGTGGGCGTGCGACTGGTCAAGACCCAGATCAACGCCGCCGGCTGGGCGCCGTGTCCGACGGGCGGCGAGGCGAATTGCGAGCGCGTGTTCGGTGTCGCTAACGCGACGTCCGCGGCCGGCGACCGCTTCGTCGTCGAGAGCGTCGTCGGCCACAACTACACCGACGTGCTGCCGTCGCTGAACCTGTCGTGGGATCTGACCGACACCTTCGTGATGCGCTTCGGCGCGGCCAAGACCATGGCCCGTCCGACGCTGACCTACATGTCGCCCAGCGTGACCGGTGGCCCGACGAACTTCTTCGACGACGGCCGCTTCTACTCGATCAACCTCGGCAATCCGAAGCTCGATCCGTTCCGCTCGACCAACTTCGACCTCAGCGCGGAGTGGTACTTCGGCGAGGGCGCCCTGCTGTCGGCCGCGGTGTTCTATAAGGACATCGAGACCTACGTGCAGCGCACGCGTCTGCTGAGCACGTGGTCGGAACTCGGCTACTCGCTGGATCTGCTGCCGCCTGGCTTCAATGCCAACACGATCTTCAACGTGCAGAGCTACTACAACACCCCCGGTGGTCCGCTGAAAGGCTGGGAGCTGACCTACCAGCAGCCCTTCACCTTCCTCTCGGGGTTCTGGAGCAAGTTCGGCGTGCAGATGAACTACACGCATGTCGATTCGGACATCGAGTACATGTTCAGCACCGCGGCCAGCAACAACACCGCGGTCGTGACCCAGATCACCGAGAACCAGCTGGTGAACCTGTCGCCGAACTCGTACAACGCCACGCTGTACTACGACGATGGCCGCTTCAGTGCGCGCGTGTCGACCAGCTATCGCGACGGTTACATCGGTGAAGTGCTGAGCCGGGAGAACATCGTCGATCTCGACGGCAACCAGTTCGGGACCGCCGACGTCACCGGCAAGCACAGCGTGCGCAACGTCGACTTCAACACCTCGTACAAGCTCACCGACAAGCTGAGCCTGACGTTCGAAGCGGTCAATCTGCTCGACACGCCGGATCGTCGTTACGTCGATTCCGACCTGATGCTGCCCGACCGCTACACCACGACCGGTCGCCAGTACTACGTCGGTGCGCGCTATCGCTTCTGAGGTCTCCCTGCGTCGCCCGCTGCCGTCGCGGATGCGACGGTGGCGGGGGCGTGTCTGCCTCTCGCTGTCATTGGCACTGCTCGCGCCGGCCGCACTGGCCGAGCGCGCGTTCGATGTCGGCACTGATGACGCTGCGTTCGATAATGTGCAGGCCGCGGTCGATGCGGCAGTCGCAGCCGGCGATGCCGCCACGATCCGGATTGCAGCGGGCATCTGGCGCGGCGTCGTCGACGTGCCGCCGGACGCGCCCGCACTGCGGCTCATAGGTGCGGGCACGCAGCACACCCGCATCGTCCAGAATCACTACGCGAGCCGGATCGATCCGCGCACCGGCGAAGCGTTCGGCACCTACGGCTCGGCAACGATGTTCGTACGCGCCGACGATTTCCATGCCGAGAAACTGACCATCGCCAACGACGCCGGCCCGGTCGGGCAGGCCGTTGCGCTGGTCGTCGACGGTACGCGCGCGTCCTTCGATGACGTACATCTGCTCGGTCACCAGGACACGCTGTATCTGCGCAATGCCGGCACCCGTGCGTGGTTCCGCGACTGCCGCATCGAAGGCACGGTCGATTACGTGTTCGGCGCGGCGACCGCCCTGTTCGAACGTTGCGCGCTGCATTCGATTGGCGACGGCTATGTCACCGCGCCGTCGACGCCCGCAGACCAGGCCCACGGCTTCGTGTTTCGCGATTGCACCTTGAGCGCCGCGCCCGGTGTGAGCCGTGTCTACCTCGGACGGCCTTGGCGGCCGCATGGCGCCACGCGCTTCGAGAACTGCCGCATCGATGCGCCGGTGCCGGCCGAGGGCTGGCACGACTGGGGCAAGCCCGACAATCAGACCACCGCACGCTTCGCCGAGCACGCCAACACCGGCCCGGGCAGCGCGCTCGACGGCCGTGTGTCCTGGCTGCGCGATACCGCGGCTGCACCCGACACCGCCACGCTGATGCAGGACTGGAGACCGTTCGAATGAGACGTCCGATGCGTGTGTTGCAGTGTGCCGTGCTGCTGGTGGGCCTCGTCGCGGGCACAGTGGTGTTCGCCGCTCGAGTGGATCCGGTCGCCGAGCGCATGTTGCAGGCGCAGACCGCGTCGGGCGGCTGGCCCAAGCATCTCGACGGCAAGGCCATCGATTACGCGAAGCCGTTCGATGCCGCCGCGAGCGCCGCGCATGCGCAGGCCGATCGCGCTGACGACGCGACGATCGACAACGATGCGACCACGCGCGAGATCGCGCATCTGGTGGACGCCTGGCGCACGCACGGCGACGCCCGCTACCGCGATGCCGCCGTGCGCGGCGTCGACTACCTGCTCGCCGCGCAATACGCCAACGGCGGCTGGCCGCAGTTCCATCCGGACCGCTCCAGCTATCGCGGCCAGGTGACCTTCAACGACGACGCGATGACCCAGGTCGTCGGCCTGCTGCAGGACATCGCCGAAGGCGAAGGCGCACTCGCGGCATTGCAGCCGCTGCGTGGCGACGCCGCGGCGGGCGCGGTCGAACGGGCGATCGCATTGATCCTCTACCTGCAGGTCCGTATCGACGGCACGCCGACGATCTGGGCCGCGCAATACGACGAGACCACGCTGCAGCCGGCCACCGCACGCAGTTACGAGCTGCCGTCGCTGGCGAGCAGCGAGTCGGTCGCGATCGTCCGCCTGCTGATGCGACAGCCGCCGTCGCCGCGCGTCGTCGATGCGATCGAGAACGCGGCGGCATGGTTCGAGGCGCACGATCTGGAAGACACCGCGATCGAACGCATCGGCCGCGACGGATCGCGTCCGCGCGATGTCCGTCTCGTCGCGCATGCGGGCGCAAAGGTCTGGGCACGGTTCTACGATCTGCAGCGGCAACAGCCGTTGCTGGTCGATCGTGGCGGCGCGGTGGTCGCGTCGCTGGCTGACATGTCGCAAGAACGCCGCACCGGCTATGCCTGGTACGGCATCTGGCCGCAGGCGCTGCTGGAAAAGGATCTGCCGCAATGGCGTCGCCGCCATGCGCTGGAGGGCCGACAATCCGTAATGACGTGCCGGCTGCGGCTGGCGCGCGCTGTCGAGGAGATCGAGTGTTGAACCAGATGTCGAAGCGAATCCTGGCCGTCGCCTGTGCCCTGGGCCTGTCCGCCGCCGTCCATGCGGACGATACGCCCCGCCTGCTGTTCCACGTGTCGGCCGACCAGGATTTCGTCGCCGATACCGCGGCCGGCGATCCGGTGCCGAACTTCAAGGACAAGGTGCGCCTGGTCGATGACGGCGTGCGCGGCCGTGCGATCGAATGGGACGACGACGGCGTGCTGTCGTGGAACGCACCCGGCAACATCGACGCCGCACGCGGCACGCTGAGCTTCTTCTGGCGCTCGCGTGATCCCGTCGGCGAGGCGCCGTTCGTGATCTTCCGCGTCGGCTATGCCGACCACTCCAGCTGGGACATGGCCTGGCTGCGCATCGACTGGAACGGCGAAGGCTTCGACGCCTTCGTGACCGACGCCAACCTGGCGCGCACGCGCGTCTCGTTCAAGATGGATGCCGCGCCCGCCGCCGATGCGTGGACGCATGTGGCGTTTGCTTGGGACGAGACCATCGGCGTGCGCCTGTACGTCGACGGCCGCGAGGTGGCGCGCGAAGACCGCCCGGCGAATGCGCAGGCCGGCTTCGACTACGACGCCGGGCTGGACCAGTTCGGTCTGGCCGCGCGCATCCTCGCGCCGCACCAGGTGCAGAGCCGCTACAACTTCCTGCGTGGCAGCGATTTCGACGACATCCGCGTGCACGACCGCATGCTCGACGCCAGCGGTGTGCAGGCCGTGCGCGGTTTCCGCGCGCCGACCGCTGCCGTGGCGCCGAATGATCGCCATGCCGCGTGGCTGTTCCGCCACGGCTGGGCGGACGGCGCCGCGCCGCCGGTGCTCGACGCGCCGGTGACGACGATCCGCAAGGTCGAGTTCGCCGACACCAAGGACCTGAAGCTGTGGATGTGGAAGGCCACCGACGGCATCGCCGAGACGACGTGGCCGGGCGTCTACAACCGCTCGCGACTGCGCGGGCGCGACGACTACTTCCAGTTGCCCGACTGGAACACTTATGTCGACGGCGGCAAGGCGCTGGATCTGACCCTGCCTGATGAACCCTTCAACCGCATCGAACTACGCGGCGCCGCGTATGGCGAAGCGACCTACGGCGCCGATGCCGACACGCAGCAGCCGCTGTTCTCGCGCCATCAGGGCACAGTGCGCAGCTTGGATGACTTCGAGACCCGGCAGGGCGGTCATCTGCGCTTCGCCAACACCGCGCAGGAAACCCCGATCCAGGAGATCTGGGCCTACCACGTCAGCGATGCCGCCGAGCCCGAAGGCTCGGTGAAGCAGGCGTACACGATCCGCAGCAATGCCGAGATCGACTACACCAACCTCGCCGACCTGCGCGCCTTCATCGAAGGTCGTTACGCCCCCGAAGAACGCAGCATGGTGCTGGCGCTGCCGGGTCGCGCGGCCTTCCGCGAACGAACCACGCCGCCGGTGCGCGAGGCCAAGCAGCCGATCGTGCACGTGCTGATTCCGTCGGGCATCGGCAACGCGCCGGCCGCGCAGCCGTTGATCCGCAGCTGGGCGCACAGCTGGGAGAACATGTACGACGGGCTCGACGGCATCGCCATCGACATTCCCGCATTGAAGCTGCCGGCGACGCACAGCGTGGACGGCGCAGACGCGATCCCGCTCAACATCCGCATCAAGGATCCGATCTGGCCGGCGCGCGACATGATCGACGTGTCGGTCTCGGTGACACCGGGCGAGAAGCGCACGCTATGGCTGGACATGCGCGACCGCATCCTGACCCAGGACAGCCTGTGGATCAGCATCGCCTCGGCCGCACCGGGATTCGATGCGGCCGCGCTCGACGGCGCCGAAGTGCGCATGGTCTACAAGCCGCGCGAAGAGGCGATCGCCGAGCACGTCACTGATCGCTTCAACCAGGTGCGCGACAACTGGGGCTTCCTGGTCGAGGAGCACACGACGTCGAAGCGTCAGCGTCTGTATGCGCGCGCGTTCGCGGACATCAGCGATCTGCTGCGGGTGGATCCGGGCCACGAACTGGGCCGGCGCTACTGGAACTACATGAGCTACAACAGCCAGGGCCTGCCGCCGTTCGAGCAGCCGCAGGCGCCGGCCGGCGTGCCGCTGTGGGCGTTCCGCCAACTGGAAGACCTCAAGGCCGTGCGCCACTTCATCGAGTGGTGGATCGACGAGCGCCAGGTCGAGTTCGGCGATTTCGGTGGCGGCATTTCCGACGACAGCGATCTGT from the Luteimonas fraxinea genome contains:
- a CDS encoding LamG domain-containing protein; protein product: MSKRILAVACALGLSAAVHADDTPRLLFHVSADQDFVADTAAGDPVPNFKDKVRLVDDGVRGRAIEWDDDGVLSWNAPGNIDAARGTLSFFWRSRDPVGEAPFVIFRVGYADHSSWDMAWLRIDWNGEGFDAFVTDANLARTRVSFKMDAAPAADAWTHVAFAWDETIGVRLYVDGREVAREDRPANAQAGFDYDAGLDQFGLAARILAPHQVQSRYNFLRGSDFDDIRVHDRMLDASGVQAVRGFRAPTAAVAPNDRHAAWLFRHGWADGAAPPVLDAPVTTIRKVEFADTKDLKLWMWKATDGIAETTWPGVYNRSRLRGRDDYFQLPDWNTYVDGGKALDLTLPDEPFNRIELRGAAYGEATYGADADTQQPLFSRHQGTVRSLDDFETRQGGHLRFANTAQETPIQEIWAYHVSDAAEPEGSVKQAYTIRSNAEIDYTNLADLRAFIEGRYAPEERSMVLALPGRAAFRERTTPPVREAKQPIVHVLIPSGIGNAPAAQPLIRSWAHSWENMYDGLDGIAIDIPALKLPATHSVDGADAIPLNIRIKDPIWPARDMIDVSVSVTPGEKRTLWLDMRDRILTQDSLWISIASAAPGFDAAALDGAEVRMVYKPREEAIAEHVTDRFNQVRDNWGFLVEEHTTSKRQRLYARAFADISDLLRVDPGHELGRRYWNYMSYNSQGLPPFEQPQAPAGVPLWAFRQLEDLKAVRHFIEWWIDERQVEFGDFGGGISDDSDLSQQWPGLALMGVIPDKINASITALADAAYANDMFAGGLSTIETDELHAYEEGINTNSAMYLLNWGDPLTTTRLMETVRDLDEKIVLRNPQAHVLFSSNWFGGNKVYREPRWQWQKPYSFPVLHPAFLLGVFNADPTSRAMITGLADGYLAHAYTDQKGAWQLPNEINWATGERRGGDLFDGSGGADTMHLYWAAWRWTGDEKYLQPLQYRVDRSGPAGLSNLAENYVDVLGKREDWGTRLQQSADKGDTGVQSVFAWQQTGNKAYLEALHADGIQAKAMREYMNTEGHWWSDRVDAPSEFLQRARLGGLALRRNTTYPGHTVSWRFADDAQAETVALLVSAPSREAFKVIAHNTGARTANAAMTGWNVAPGRWRITSGVDRNGDETIDGRAQTREVLLESSASVDLSFASGQTQVFEFELIEAGTPVEMRADIGIGRGDVRVVDGAVEVTVHSLGHADAPGGVAILEDARGRELARADIPALEAPRDLQPRNATLRLEHAAGVDPRGGRVRIALPGDGEEVTRLNNIAEVH